Proteins co-encoded in one Alphaproteobacteria bacterium genomic window:
- a CDS encoding EthD family reductase yields the protein MIVKVSILYPNLEGSRFNMDYYCKFHVPMLQQRLGAACRQAVVEQGISGAAPGSPPTYVAMGHFYFDSVEAFQAAFRDHAAAIEADVPNYTDIEPITQISLVKS from the coding sequence ATGATCGTTAAAGTGAGCATTCTTTACCCGAATCTCGAGGGGAGTAGGTTCAATATGGATTACTACTGCAAGTTCCACGTGCCGATGTTGCAACAGAGACTTGGGGCCGCATGCCGCCAGGCGGTCGTCGAACAAGGCATCTCCGGTGCCGCGCCGGGTTCGCCTCCGACCTATGTCGCCATGGGACATTTTTATTTCGACTCTGTGGAAGCCTTCCAAGCGGCTTTTCGAGACCATGCGGCGGCTATCGAGGCCGATGTGCCCAACTATACGGACATCGAGCCCATCACGCAGATCAGCCTTGTGAAATCCTAG
- a CDS encoding DUF6134 family protein produces MWAALVGGFAATAATPALAASQIYEYRIVHPVYGDIGTYTNVVEKKAGDVTDVQTKLDVAVKVLGVVLYSEAAVRSEHWQGGRLISFHSVTDTNDQKVEVRGEANGNSFVVTSPSGTVVGPADVHPSNPWSINVLNTNMMMSAKSGKLYTVQLRSREVEDARADESGRKVRQYEIDSDTRQFVWLDDHGVPVAFRTEEGEAAIDFLLIRYPSGEPGLWLDAPPGVSAAAASSPRLVAGQAFQASFGH; encoded by the coding sequence ATGTGGGCCGCATTGGTTGGGGGATTCGCGGCGACGGCTGCCACGCCGGCGCTTGCCGCGTCGCAAATCTATGAATATCGCATCGTGCATCCCGTCTATGGCGACATCGGGACCTACACGAACGTCGTCGAGAAAAAAGCCGGGGACGTGACGGACGTCCAGACCAAGCTCGACGTCGCGGTGAAAGTCCTGGGCGTTGTCCTCTATAGCGAGGCGGCCGTGCGGAGCGAGCATTGGCAGGGCGGGCGGCTGATATCGTTCCACAGCGTCACCGATACCAACGACCAGAAAGTGGAAGTGCGGGGCGAGGCTAATGGCAATAGCTTCGTCGTCACTTCGCCATCCGGAACGGTTGTTGGACCGGCCGACGTCCATCCGTCGAACCCATGGTCCATCAACGTGTTGAACACGAACATGATGATGTCGGCGAAGAGCGGCAAGCTCTATACGGTCCAGTTGCGGAGTAGGGAAGTCGAGGACGCCCGCGCGGATGAAAGCGGGCGGAAGGTGCGTCAATACGAGATCGACAGCGATACGCGGCAATTCGTTTGGCTTGACGACCACGGTGTCCCCGTTGCGTTTCGAACCGAAGAAGGCGAGGCCGCAATCGATTTTCTTTTGATCCGTTATCCTTCGGGAGAGCCGGGGCTGTGGCTCGATGCACCGCCGGGTGTCAGCGCCGCGGCGGCATCATCGCCCCGTTTAGTGGCCGGCCAGGCGTTCCAAGCGTCCTTCGGACATTGA